The Helianthus annuus cultivar XRQ/B chromosome 16, HanXRQr2.0-SUNRISE, whole genome shotgun sequence genome includes a window with the following:
- the LOC110887796 gene encoding uncharacterized protein LOC110887796, which yields MVGKSRKDWSDKLDDALWAFCTAYKTPLGTTSFMIVYGKASHLPVELEHRAYWALKTVNLDLTPAARRRYFQIHELEALTDAAYKRSLSVKEKMKSLHDQKLKGLKEFKIGDKLKSKWAGPYVVKEVFPHGAIELYNKASDSSWKVNGHRLKHYLGGPIDNIEKEETPLEDLPNITV from the exons CTTTGTGGGCATTCTGTACCGCCTACAAAACACCTTTAGGGACTACATCGTTTATGATCGTCTACGGCAAAGCTTCCCATCTCCCGGTAGAATTAGAACACCGAGCGTATTGGGCTCTTAAAACCGTGAATTTAGATCTTACCCCCGCGGCTAGGAGAAGGTATTTCCAAATCCATGAGTTAGAAGCCCTTACAGATGCGGCGTATAAGCGTTCTTTGAGTGTCAAAGAGAAAATGAAATCGTTGCATGATCAAAAGCTTAAAGGGTTGAAGGAATTTAAAATTGGTGATAAA TTGAAGTCGAAGTGGGCGGGACCGTATGTTGTGAAAGAAGTGTTTCCGCATGGTGCGATTGAGTTATACAATAAAGCTAGTGATAGTTCATGGAAAGTGAATGGCCATCGTTTAAAGCATTATTTAGGAGGGCCGATTGACAACATCGAGAAGGAGGAAACTCCTCTCGAAGATCTTCCGAACATCACCGTTTAG